A portion of the Carya illinoinensis cultivar Pawnee chromosome 11, C.illinoinensisPawnee_v1, whole genome shotgun sequence genome contains these proteins:
- the LOC122280865 gene encoding serine/threonine-protein phosphatase 6 regulatory subunit 3-like, protein MWPASSLNSYYVGDLLALLNVSSHEKILPTTYEKLRPPLGKHHLKIVEFIAVLLKTTNDAAQNELVSTRNIRQAIDLLFEYPYNNSLHHHVESIVFSCWIARLIASPIIFFDSAI, encoded by the exons ATGTGGCCTGCTTCTAGCCTAAACTCTTATTATGTAGGTGACCTACTTGCACTTCTGAATGTGTCATCTCATGAGAAGATACTACCTACTACATATGAAAAATTGAGGCCTCCTCTTGGGAAGCATCATTTAAAG ATTGTGGAGTTCATTGCAGTGTTATTGAAAACTACCAATGATGCTGCACAGAATGAATTGGTCAGCACAAGAAACATTCGACAAGCCATTGATCTTTTATTTGA GTACCCATACAATAACTCGCTACACCACCATGTAGAGAGTATTGTATTCTCATGTTGGATAGCAAGACTGATAGCATCGCCAATCATCTTTTTCGATAGTGCAATTTAA
- the LOC122281712 gene encoding protein NRT1/ PTR FAMILY 2.11-like produces MEKNGGGTMENNEKAVGTKEPKINYRGWRSMPFIIGNETFEKLGAIGTLSNLLIYLTSVFNMKSITAATMINVFNGTTNFSTLIGAFLCDTYFGRYKTLGFATVASFMGLLLIQLTAAIKKLHPPSCGSGENDTCKGATAGQLAFLLTGFGLLIVGAAGIRPCNLAFGADQFNPETESGKRGINSFFNWYFFTFTFAQLVSVTLIVYVQSNVSWAIGLGIPAILMLISCALFFIGSKMYVKVKATGSPVTSLAQVIVVAIKKRSLKSPEQPWLSLFNHVSPSSINSKLPYSDQFRFLDKAAIVTPGDEINKDGSATDPWKLCTMQQVEEVKCLFRVIPIWIAALIYYLVIVQQHIYAVFQAQQSNRRLGNSNFKIPAASYIVFLMLSLTIWIPIYDRIVVPFLQRITGKEGGITVLQRMGIGIFLSIITMLVSALVEGRRRTIALTKPTLGVEPRRGAISSMSGLWLIPQLTLAGLVEAFAAVGQVEFYYKQFPENMRSIGGSLLFCGMGGSSYLSNFLISIIHRTTKGAATGNWLPEDLNKGRLDYFYYTIAAIEVLNLGYFLVCARWYRYKGTGKDDTLEEKLGSTQSGKTIA; encoded by the exons ATGGAGAAGAATGGTGGAGGAACCATGGAGAATAATGAGAAAGCTGTTGGAACTAAAGAGCCTAAAATTAACTACAGAGGATGGAGATCCATGCCATTTATCATAG GGAATGAGACTTTTGAGAAGCTGGGAGCCATTGGCACCTTATCCAACCTCTTGATCTATCTTACTAGCGTCTTCAACATGAAGAGCATTACAGCTGCAACCATGATCAACGTCTTCAATGGTACCACCAATTTCTCCACCTTGATTGGAGCTTTCCTCTGTGACACTTACTTTGGTCGCTATAAGACATTGGGGTTTGCTACGGTCGCCTCCTTTATG GGGTTGCTTCTGATACAACTAACAGCGGCAATCAAGAAGCTGCATCCACCCTCCTGCGGATCAGGAGAGAATGACACGTGCAAAGGGGCAACGGCAGGGCAATTGGCATTTTTACTGACTGGGTTTGGACTTCTAATAGTAGGGGCTGCTGGCATTCGGCCATGCAACCTGGCCTTTGGAGCCGACCAATTCAACCCTGAAACAGAATCTGGGAAGAGGGGAATCAATAGTTTTTTCAATTGGTACTTCTTTACCTTTACTTTTGCTCAGTTGGTATCCGTGACACTCATTGTGTATGTGCAGTCCAATGTGAGCTGGGCTATAGGTTTAGGAATTCCAGCAATTCTGATGCTCATTTCGTGTGCACTCTTTTTCATTGGTTCAAAAATGTATGTGAAAGTTAAAGCCACAGGTAGTCCTGTGACCAGTCTGGCACAGGTCATAGTGGTTGCTATTAAGAAAAGGTCGTTAAAATCGCCAGAACAGCCATGGCTCTCCCTCTTCAACCATGTTTCTCCTAGTTCTATTAACTCCAAGCTTCCATACTCCGATCAATTCAG ATTCCTGGACAAAGCCGCAATTGTGACCCCCGGAGACGAAATAAACAAAGATGGATCAGCAACTGATCCTTGGAAACTATGCACCATGCAGCAAGTGGAAGAAGTGAAATGCTTGTTCAGAGTGATTCCTATATGGATTGCAGCCCTCATATATTATCTTGTCATAGTTCAACAGCATATTTATGCAGTATTCCAAGCCCAGCAATCTAACAGACGCCTAGGAAACAGCAACTTCAAGATCCCAGCTGCATCCTACATTGTCTTTTTGATGCTGAGCTTGACCATTTGGATACCCATCTATGACAGAATTGTTGTCCCGTTCCTCCAAAGGATCACTGGAAAAGAAGGCGGCATCACAGTCCTCCAGAGAATGGGAATTGGCATATTTCTCTCTATTATCACTATGCTAGTATCTGCTCTGGTAGAAGGGCGTCGAAGGACAATAGCTCTAACCAAGCCAACTCTAGGAGTTGAACCAAGAAGAGGAGCTATTTCCTCAATGTCAGGTCTCTGGTTAATTCCTCAACTAACACTAGCTGGACTAGTTGAAGCATTCGCAGCCGTTGGCCAAGTTGAATTCTACTACAAGCAATTCCCTGAGAATATGAGAAGCATTGGTGGATCTCTATTATTTTGTGGCATGGGAGGTTCAAGTTATTTGAGTAATTTCCTGATATCAATTATTCATCGAACAACAAAGGGGGCTGCGACCGGAAATTGGTTGCCAGAAGATCTTAACAAGGGAAGATTGGACTACTTTTATTACACAATTGCTGCTATAGAGGTGCTGAATTTGGGCTACTTTCTAGTTTGTGCAAGGTGGTACAGGTACAAAGGGACTGGCAAGGATGATACCCTTGAAGAGAAGCTTGGATCAACACAATCTGGAAAAACAATTGCCTGA
- the LOC122280645 gene encoding protein NRT1/ PTR FAMILY 2.11-like, whose translation MEKNELKPITAEEPKINYRGVRAMPFVIGNETFEKLGTIGTLTNLLVYLTTVFNMKSITATTLINVFNGTTNLATLLGAFLCDTYFGRYKTLGFASVASFLGMLALTFTAGIAKLHPPHCETEDPGGCHGATPWQLAFLLGGLGFLVVGAGGIRPCNLAFGAEQFNPNTESGKRGISSFFNWYYFTFTFAMMVSLTIIVYVQSDVSWTWGLAIPTFLMFLSCALFFMGSRIYVKLKPEGSPFLNILRVIVVTVKKRKLKLPEQPWLSLFNHIPPGSIISELPYTDQFRFVDKAAIRTPEDQLNSDGSAANPWRLCSMQQVEQVKCLMRVIPIWVSASIYYVALLQQQIYVVFQALQFDRRLGNTGFKIPAASYTVFTMLGLTIWIPIYDRIIVPALRRFTGKEGGITVLQKMGVGMVIAIVTMLVSAIVEERRRTLALTMPVGIEPRRGAISSLSGMWLVPQLTLIGFSEAFTVVAEVEFFYKQVPENMRSIGGSLLFVSFAVSSYFNGFLVSIVHKTTSGAASGDWLPEDLNKGRLDYFYYLVTALQVLNFGYFIMCAKWYRYKGSVSNVQEVDVKKMPSEKSTV comes from the exons ATGGAGAAGAACGAGCTCAAACCCATCACAGCAGAAGAGCCTAAGATAAACTACAGAGGAGTTAGAGCCATGCCATTTGTTATAG GCAATGAGACCTTTGAGAAGCTAGGGACGATTGGCACCTTAACAAACCTTCTGGTCTATCTCACTACTGTTTTCAACATGAAAAGCATCACTGCTACAACTCTTATCAATGTCTTCAATGGCACCACCAACTTAGCTACCTTACTCGGAGCTTTCTTGTGTGATACTTACTTTGGCCGTTACAAGACCTTGGGATTTGCCTCAGTCGCCTCTTTTTTG GGGATGCTCGCGCTGACTTTTACAGCAGGAATTGCAAAACTGCATCCTCCCCACTGTGAGACAGAAGATCCTGGGGGATGCCATGGCGCAACACCATGGCAACTGGCTTTCCTATTGGGTGGACTCGGCTTTCTAGTTGTTGGGGCTGGTGGCATTAGGCCATGTAACTTGGCCTTTGGTGCAGAACAATTCAATCCCAACACTGAATCTGGGAAGAGGGGAATCAGCAGCTTCTTCAATTGGTACTACTTTACCTTCACTTTTGCCATGATGGTGTCTTTGACAATAATTGTTTACGTGCAATCCGATGTGAGCTGGACCTGGGGTTTAGCCATTCCTACCTTTCTGATGTTCTTATCCTGCGCACTTTTCTTCATGGGTTCACGAATTTATGTGAAACTAAAACCTGAAGGTAGTCCTTTTTTGAACATACTGCGAGTTATAGTTGTTACAGtcaagaagaggaaattgaagTTACCAGAGCAACCATGGCTCTCCCTTTTCAACCATATTCCCCCCGGTTCTATCATCAGTGAGCTTCCTTACACCGATCAATTCAG ATTTGTAGACAAAGCCGCGATCAGAACCCCAGAAGACCAACTAAACTCAGACGGATCAGCAGCAAATCCATGGAGACTCTGTAGTATGCAGCAAGTGGAACAAGTAAAATGCTTGATGAGAGTGATTCCCATATGGGTTTCAGCCAGTATATACTATGTTGCCCTTCTTCAACAGCAAATTTATGTTGTGTTCCAAGCACTTCAATTCGACAGACGCCTAGGCAATACTGGTTTCAAGATCCCTGCAGCCTCCTATACTGTCTTCACTATGCTTGGCCTCACTATCTGGATACCTATCTATGACCGAATCATAGTCCCAGCACTACGAAGATTCACAGGCAAAGAAGGTGGCATCACTGTCCTGCAAAAGATGGGTGTTGGCATGGTTATTGCCATAGTCACCATGCTTGTATCCGCCATTGTCGAGGAAAGGAGAAGAACTTTGGCTCTCACAATGCCAGTAGGTATAGAACCAAGAAGAGGTGCAATTTCTTCTCTGTCTGGTATGTGGTTGGTACCTCAGTTGACATTAATAGGATTTTCTGAAGCATTTACAGTTGTTGCTGAAGTTGAGTTCTTCTACAAGCAAGTCCCAGAAAACATGAGAAGCATTGGGGGGTCTTTATTGTTTGTTAGTTTTGCTGTGTCAAGTTACTTTAATGGTTTCTTGGTTTCTATAGTTCACAAAACAACTTCTGGTGCTGCAAGTGGTGACTGGTTGCCTGAAGATCTTAACAAGGGGAGATTGGATTACTTTTATTACTTGGTTACTGCATTGCAGGTCCTAAATTTCGGTTACTTTATCATGTGTGCAAAGTGGTACAGGTACAAAGGAAGTGTCAGCAATGTTCAAGAAGTTGACGTGAAAAAAATGCCATCCGAAAAATCTACAGTTTGA
- the LOC122282156 gene encoding uncharacterized protein LOC122282156, translated as MVEDHLFIVGIDTSYTEWIFHGEEETLQYTTSSDEEGIDDYSYNDYIDDVDEMLDDIRVGSFMDNSSSPEGDADRVPQGHTAHTPIPPNFDELLDDAKMPLYPNCSKFSKLSFIVKLLHIKTVGGWTVKSFDMVIKLLQAAFPQAHFPASYNEARQLQRGLGFSYKKIHVCPNDCALFWKENAEKDECPKCNASRWASSTSTQHRLPKKVLRYFPLKPRLQRLFVSKKTAQVMRWHKTERVDDTTHMRHPADSQVWKDFDRKHASFAEDPRNVRLGLASDGFNPFNNMSKPYSIWPVLLVPYNLPPWLCMKDPYLMMSLLIPGPKAPGNDIDVFMRPLIDELIELWEEGVRTYDAYKREFFVLRAALLWTINDFPAYANLSGWSTKGKMACPTCNAETDSLWLVHGRKHCYMGHRRWLEVDHSWRRKKSAFNGKEENRLQPKLITGHALLEQLNEVSDVHFGKSISKKRKRLPNELNWTKRSIFFLLPYWLDLGLRHNLDVMHIEKNICDNVLGTLMHIEGKSKDTANARRDLEHLGLRKELHLQHDGDRTSMQCACYVLNATERRSLCARLADVKFPDGFASNIARCVNVSDGKIMGMKSHDCHIFMQYLLPVVIGGFLTANVRRALIELCLFFKELCSRTLDKTVLERLQLNIPIILCKLEMIFPPAFFDIMVHLAIHLPDEALLAGPVQYRWMYPFERYMGKFKRYVRNRARPEGSIAEAYVHVECLTFCSMYLNDIETRHNREERNIDVGLCSQQPSLSVFSQKVRPLGGAKISVLPDTVLSKAEWYVLNNCPEIEHYIDDHYNKMKEEGLSNFEHRHQSQFPSWFRARIAELHAMTPPEVTDDIYALACGPDPLVASYHGCIMNGIRFHSKNLETRRLTQNSGVVVYGNHQGNPVDYYDQLTEVIELRYMGWRKCFLFKCDWWDIGDKRRGIQVGDHFTSVNTSRQWYKDEPFALASQALQVFYIKDPTLGGSWHAVHKISTRNVYNIGHKSSEFHDDDDDDSSTVDAEDDSDTDAANYGPVDENDGFLNPLTRVGEEQLQVDRSTISRSQLSPGSDDEDTDNDDVQNNDFLDGEHR; from the exons ATGGTTGAGGATCATTTGTTCATTGTCGGGATAGATACATCTTATACGGAATGGATATTCCATGGCGAGGAGGAAACTTTGCAATACACCACATCGTCGGATGAGGAGGGTATTGATGACTATTCCTACAATGACTACATTGATGATGTCGacgagatgttagatgacatccgtGTTGGATCCTTCATGGACAATTCCTCTAGTCCAGAAGGTGATGCAgaccgagttccccaaggacaCACCGCTCATACTCCAATACCCCCTAACTTCGATGAGTTGCTAGATGATGCCAAAATGCCACTCTATCCAAATTGTTCTAAGTTCTCAAAGCTATCATTCATAGTCAAGTTGCTTCATATAAAGACTGTTGGTGGTTGGACTGTGAAGTCGTTTGACATGGTTATCAAGCTGTTGCAAGCTGCATTTCCTCAAGCACATTTCCCTGCCTCATATAACGAGGCTCGCCAATTACAACGTGGTTTGGGCTTTAGTTACAAAAAGATACATGTATGTCCAAATGATTGTGCCTTATTTTGGAAAGAGAATGCTGAGAAGGATGAGTGCCCTAAATGTAATGCATCTAGGTGGGCCTCAAGCACATCTACCCAACATAGGTTACCCAAAAAAGTCCTCCGATATTTCCCTTTGAAGCCGCGGTTGCAACGATTGTTTGTGTCAAAGAAGACTGCCCAAGTCATGAGGTGGCATAAAACAGAGCGTGTTGATGATACCACCCACATGAGACATCCGGCAGATTCACAGGTCTGGAAAGACTTTGATAGGAAGCATGCCTCATTTGCTGAAGATCCTCGTAATGTCAGACTTGGTTTAGCGAGTGATGGGTTCAACCCATTCAATAATATGAGCAAGCCGTATAGTATTTGGCCGGTGCTACTtgtgccttacaacttgccTCCTTGGTTATGCATGAAGGATCCGTACTTGATGATGTCTTTGTTAATCCCTGGACCAAAGGCACCGGGAAATGATATTGACGTGTTCATGCGTCCACTAATAGATGAGTTGATAGAATTATGGGAAGAGGGAGTTCGTACATATGATGCATACAAACGAGAATTCTTTGTGTTGAGGGCGGCATTGCTCTGGACTATTAATGACTTCCCTGCATATGCTAATCTCTCCGGCTGGAGCACAAAGGGTAAGATGGCATGCCCTACTTGTAATGCTGAAACAGATTCATTGTGGTTGGTTCATGGCCGAAAACACTGTTATATGGGCCATCGTCGTTGGTTGGAGGTAGATCATAGTTGGAGACGGAAAAAAAGTGCTTTTAATGGTAAGGAGGAAAACCGTCTCCAACCTAAATTGATCACAGGACATGCTTTATTGGAACAATTAAATGAGGTCTCAGATGTGCATTTTGGTAAATCTATTTCAAAGAAGAGGAAACGTTTGCCCAATGAACTTAATTGGACAAAAAGAAGTATCTTCTTTTTGCTTCCGTACTGGTTAGACTTGGGATTAAGACATAACTTGGACGTCATGCACATTGAGAAAAACATTTGTGATAATGTCTTGGGAACTTTGATGCATATTGAGGGCAAAAGTAAGGACACTGCCAATGCGCGTAGGGATTTGGAACATCTTGGACTAAGGAAAGAGTTACATCTACAACATGATGGTGATCGTACTTCTATGCAGTGTGCATGTTACGTGTTAAATGCAACTGAGCGAAGGAGTCTTTGTGCTCGGTTGGCAGACGTCAAATTCCCTGACGGTTTTGCCTCAAATATTGCCCGGTGTGTCAACGTTAGTGACGGGAAAATAATGGGAATGAAGAGCCATGATTGTCATATATTCATGCAATACTTGTTGCCGGTTGTAATTGGTGGGTTCCTAACTGCTAATGTGCGTCGAGCCCTAATAGAGTTGTGcttgtttttcaaagaattatgttctCGAACACTAGATAAAACAGTGTTGGAACGGCTTCAGCTTAATATCCCCATCATTCTCTGCAAactggaaatgatattcccacctGCATTTTTCGATATCATGGTGCACCTTGCTATTCATCTACCGGATGAAGCGTTGCTAGCAGGACCTGTTCAGTACAGGTGGATGTACCCCTTTGAGAGGTATATGGGTAAGTTCAAGAGGTACGTTCGCAATAGAGCTCGTCCAGAAGGATCCATTGCTGAAGCATATGTTCACGTAGAGTGCTTGACATTTTGCTCTATGTACCTTAATGATATCGAGACTAGACATAACCGAGAGGAAAGGAACATTGATGTTGGTTTATGCTCCCAACAGCCAAGTTTATCTGTTTTCTCCCAAAAGGTTCGCCCATTAGGGGGGGCAAAAATATCTGTATTGCCTGATACCGTGTTGTCCAAGGCTGAGTGGTACGTGCTTAATAATTGCCCGGAGATTGAGCACTATATAGA TGACCATTATAACAAGATGAAGGAAGAGGGCTTGAGTAACTTCGAGCATAGGCACCAAAGTCAATTCCCATCATGGTTCAGAGCACGC ATTGCGGAGTTGCATGCAATGACTCCTCCCGAGGTGACAGATGACATATATGCATTAGCATGTGGACCAGATCCATTGGTCGCATCATACCATGGCTGTATCATGAATGGAATTCGGTTTCACTCGAAGAACCTCGAAACGCGTCGACTCACCCAAAACAGTGGGGTTGTTGTTTATGGCAACCATCAAGGTAACCCTGTTGACTACTACGACCAGTTGACGGAGGTCATAGAATtacgctacatgggttggcgtaagTGCTTCttgttcaaatgtgattggtgggacatTGGCGACAAGAGAAGAGGGATACAAGTTGGGGATCATTTCACAAGTGTTAATACTTCgaggcaatggtataaagatgagccttTCGCCCTAGCCTCCCAAGCATTGCAAGTGTTTTACATTAAGGACCCAACTTTGGGGGGAAGTTGGCATGCAGTACACAAGATATCAACTAGGAATGTTTACAATATTGGGCATAAATCATCAGAAttccatgatgatgatgatgatgattcctCCACTGTTGACGCAGAAGACGATAGTGACACTGATGCTGCGAACTATGGTCCTGTTGATGAAAATGATGGATTTCTCAATCCATTGACCCGGGTCGGGGAAGAGCAATTACAGGTTGATCGATCAACCATATCTAGATCACAATTATCCCCAGGAAGTGATGATGAGGACACTGATAATGATGACGTGCAGAACAATGATTTTTTGGATGGAGAACATAGATGA